DNA sequence from the Streptomyces sp. HUAS 15-9 genome:
TGTGACATTTTTGGTCGAGGAAATCGGCCAGGGCCGAGCCTGCCATCTGCCGGATCCGCGCAAGGTCCGGCGCCGAGTGATCGAGAGTTACGACCCGATCCTCCGTATCCGTCGCCGCTCGCATGGCCCCCCCAGGGATACGCCCGTCACAGCGGAGCTCCGGAGGAGGCTGCTGCCACCTGCGTCAACCGTGCCGGATCGCGAAAGACCTTGGTCCTCCGGGGCTCACGTGGAGCCTTCACGGGGAGGCCGTCGGCGAAACGTGTATATGGTCCCCATGTGCCCCATGGCTCACGATCTGGCGCGCACGGGGGCGCATTTCTGGTTCGGGCGCGCCCCATGAAATCCCCATGCGCCCTTGGGGTGAACTCCCCATGCGTCCTCGACGGCCGCTGTTCGGCACCTATGCCAGGCGGCGGGGCCTCAGACCCGCGGCGATGAGTTCGTCACGCGCGAGGGTCACCATGGGATCGGCACCGCACCGAGTGGCCAGATCCACCCCCTGGTACAGCGGCTCGGCGGCCTGCGAAACCCGGCCGGCCCGGCGCAGTGCCGTACCCAACTCGACCAGGGCGCAGGCGAGTTCGTACGTCGAGGGCGATCGCTCCAGTTCCGTGACCGCACGCTGCAGCAGGGTGATGGCCTGGGGCCCGTCGCTCAGTCGTGCCATGACGCGCAGCGCATGCCCGGTGGTGGAGGCCGCGCCGAAGCGCTCGGCACGCTGTACCGCTGTGTGCGCCAGTGCCTGGGCCCGCGGGACATCCGTGACGTGGGATGCGAGGGCGAGGCGCAGCAGCCATGGATACAGCCCCGGATTGCGCATCCCGTGTCCGTCCAGCCGTTCTCCCACCCGGGTCAGTTCCGCCGCCGCTTCCTTCGCCAACCCCCGGGCCAGCAGCAGCTCGGCATGGACGGTCTGGGCGTCGGGAAACGTCACGGCGGACGGGAACGGCTCACCGAGACCGTGATCCGCTGCCATCCTTTCCGCCGCGTCGACCTGCCCCCGGGCGAGCAGGATCTCGATCAGGCTTCCGATCGCGTACCAGTGCACGGGCACGTCGGGGCTCACCCGGTCGGCCAGCCGCAGTCCCGCCCTGACGAAATCCTCCGCGTCGGTGAGCCGGCCGCAGCGGAACCGGATGTAGCCGAGGAAGGTGTAACCGAGCGCCAGGGGAGTACCACGCCAGCCCTGGCGCTCGAACTCCGAGATGCCGCGGGTGAACAGCTCCTCGGCCCGGTCGGGACGGTCGCAGTACAGGTAGGTGAGCGCCACCAGCGCCGGAACCTCGAAGCCCCACCGCTCGTCCGTCCAGCTCATCTCGTCGCTCATGGCCCGCTCGGCGTACTGAAGGGCCGTCGACACCGCCTCGCCGCGCACCACGGCGTCCCACCCGCGCAGCCCGAACAGATACCGCTCGATCTCCTCGCGCCCGGTCAGCCGCTCGGTGAGCTGGGCGAGCCGACGTGACAGCGCCGGGCCGTCGTGGTCCTCGGAGGTGAAGGCCGCCAGCATGAAATGCTCGGTCAGCAGCCGCAGCCGACCCCGTGCGTCCGCGGTCGTGCGGGCTTCCTCCTCCATGACGCTCGTCGCTTCGCCGAGCCGGTCGCAGTACGCCAGCGCCCGCGCGAGCCGGATCACGATGGCCTGACGCAACTCGGGCGGCAGGTCGGGTTCGTCCAACGCCGCCCGCAGCTGGTTGACCGCGGTCACCGGGTCGTGCGTCACCGCCGGCGAACCGAGCTCGTGCAGGATGGCGGCCCGCAGCTCCGCGACCGGAGTTTCGCGCAACGCCCTGCTCAGACAGCGGTGGGCGGCCTCGGGAGCGCCCCGGCGCACATACTCGCGGGCCGCGTCGTGCAGTTGTCGGGCCACCGCGTCGTCGCCCTCGGGCTGAGTCTCCAGCAGGTGGCGTGCCGCCACCGCCGGACCCAGGCCCGCGTCGATCAGTTCCCACGCCGCTTTGCCGTGCATGGCCGCCCGGGTCTCGCCGGGAATCGCCCGGTACACCTTCGTGGCGATGAGCGGATGCGCGAACTCCAGCCGCTCGCCGGGTTTGAGGATGTGCTCGGCCCGCAGCAGGTCCGCCGTCTGCGCGACATTGGCCGGGCCCAGTGCCGCCAGGGACGCGGCCAGATCCGGGGTCGCCTCCGAACCGAGAATGGCCACCGCCCAGGCGAGGCGGGTGGCGGACGTGCCCAGGTGCTCGAGCCGGTCCACCAGGCCGCCGCCCATGGTGGTGGCGGCCGCAAGATCCCGCAGCAGCCGGACGTTCTCCCGGACGGGATCGACCTCCCGTTCGCGGATCCGGGCGGCCAGCTCCACCGTCTCGAAGGGATTGCCGCCGGTGACCCGCCACGCCTCCTGGCAGAACCCCTCGTCGACGTCCTTGACGAGCGCCTCCCGCAGCAGCGCGGAGACCGCCGCGGCCGTCAACGGCTCCAGGTCCAGCGGCCGAACCCGGTTCCGCTCCATCATGCCGGTGAACGCCTTGGCGCCCTCGGTCGGTTCCTCCGGCCGGTAGGCGACCACCATCAGCGTCGGCAGATCCTCGGCCTGCCGGAAGAAGGAGGTCAGCCACATCAGGGACTCGAGATCCACCCAGTGCGCATCATCGACGATCATGACCAACGGTCCACGCCGCAGCGCCACGTTGGTGACCAGCCAGTCCAGGCCGTCCCGCACGCCCTGCGGATCGGGTGCCGCTCCTACCCCCGCGGGGCACAGGCCGATACAGGGCCCGATGATCGCGTACCAGTCGCCCAGCAGTTCGCGCCGCTCACTGTCGGAGTACGAGGCCAGCAGCGGCTGGAACAGCTGCCGCACCACGTGGAAGGCCACGCCCTGCTCCAGCTCGCCGCCCTTGGCGGACAGCACCCGGCACTCGCGCTCCGCGGCGAGCCTGCGCACCTCGTCCAGCAGGGTCGTCTTGCCCGCGCCTGCGGCGCCGGTGAAGGCCAGCACACCGTCCCGGCGGGCCACGGGGGTGGTCGCGCCGGTCTGCGAACGACTGCTCAGGGCGTCCAACGACGTCTGCGCGACAGTCAGTTCGATGTCTCGTTCCAGAGTGCTCGGGGTGATCGCGCTGTTCCGGCGGCGTCGCTCGCCGGCTCCCGTCCGCGTCCCGCGTTGCTGTGTCCCGGTCCGACCCACCAGCACTCGTCCCCCTCGCGGCATGGCGCCCTCCGTGGCGCGCCGGGAATCCCACCCTGACACAGCGTATCCACCGATCTACGTTCGGCGAGCAGTCAATGTGCACATACACCGCGTGTGAGTGAGTGGGGCTACACTGTCGCCTTCTCGCCCGTTTGTGAACGGTGGGCGCGTACTTCGGGTTACGGCGAACCGCTGGGGAGCGTCGTCTCCAGGCGGTCGCTCAGCCCGGTTCCCGATCGGCCCGGGCGGCCCACAGACCCCGTACATGGCCAAGATGACGGGTCATGATCTCGCGCACGGCCCGCTCGTCGCGGTCCAGCAACGCGTCCAGGAGTTCCAGGTGTTCCTCGGCGGAGGCCAGCAGACGCCCCGCCTCCACCAGCGCGGTGAGTCCGTAGAGGCGGGAGCGTCCCCGTAGATCGGCGACCACCTCGACGAGATGGGCGTTGCCGGCCAGGGCGAGCAGCCCCAGGTGGAAGCGGGTGTCCGCCTCGACGTACGTGATGAGGTCGCCCGCCAGCGCCGCGGTCACGATCTCCCGGGCGGCCGGGCGCAGCGCCTCCAGACAGACCCGGTCGGCCGTCCTGGCCAGCTCCACCACGGTGGGGATCTCGATGAGCGAGCGGATGTGGGTGTACTCGTCGAGCTGCTTGTCGGAGACGGCGGTGACCCGGAACCCCTTGTTGGGGACCGTGTCGACCAGTCCCTCCTTGGCCAGGTCCAGCATCGCCTCGCGCACCGGGGTCGCCGAGACACCGAAGCGGGCGGCCAGCGAGGGGGCCGAGTAGACCTCGCCGGGCCGCAGCTCACCGGCGATCAGCGCGGCCCGCAGGGCCTCGGCGACCCGCTCACGGTAGCTGCTCCGACGGCCGCCCAGGCGGGGGAGTTCGGGTGCGGCAGACGGGGCGCCGCTGCGCTGGGCGGTCATCGGGTTCTCCTCGAACGACTGGTGCCATGTCATGTGTTGCCAGTATGGAGGGCTAGAGCACAAAGCCCTCCGGGAAGGGGTCCGTGGGATCGAGCAGATACTGGGCCGTGCCCGTGATCCAGGCGCGGCCGGTGAAGCTCGGCAGCACGGCCGGGATCCCGGCGACCTCGGTCTCGCCCAGCAGCCGTCCGGTGAACCGCGTGCCGATGAAGGACTCGTTCACGAACTCGGTGTGCAGGGGCAGTTCGCCGCGCGCGTGCAGTTGTGCCATGCGCGCGCTGGTACCCGTACCGCAGGGCGAGCGGTCGAACCAGCCGGGGTGGATGGCCATCGCATGCCGCGAGTGACGGGCGGTGGCGCCGGGTGCGTACAGATGGACGTGATGGCAGCCGCGGATGGAGGGGTCCTCGGGGTGGACCGGCTCGTCCTCGGCGTTGATGGCGTCCATCAGGGCCAGACCCGCCCTTAGGATGTCGTCCTTGCGGGCGCGGTCGAAGGGCAGCCCGAACTCCTCCAGCGGCAGGATCGCGTAGAAGTTCCCGCCGTACGCGAGGTCGTACGTCACCGTCCGCCCGTCGGCGAGCACCGCCCTGCGGTCCAGGCCGGCGCAGAACGACGGCACGTTCCGCAGCGTGACGTTCCTGGCGGCGCCGTCCTCGACCGCGACCTCGGCGACGACGAGTCCGGCCGGGGTGTCGAGGCGGATGGTGGTGACCGGCTCGACGACCTCCACCATGCCGGTCTCCACCAGCACGGTCGCCACGCCGATCGTGCCGTGCCCGCACATCGGCAGATAGCCGGAGACCTCGATGTAGACGACACCCCAGTCGCAGTCGGGGCGGGTCGGTGGCTGCAGGACCGCACCGCTCATCGCCGAGTGCCCGCGCGGCTCGTTCATCAGCAACTGCTTGATGTGGTCGAGGTGTTCACGGAAGTACAGTCGCCGCTCGTTCATCGTCGCACCGGGGACGGTGCCGATCCCGCCGATGATCACGCGGGTGGGCATGCCCTCGGTGTGCGAGTCGACGGCGTGCAGGACGAGTGTGCTGCGCACGTTCGGGCCTCCTTGTCAGCCGAGGCCCGCGGCGAGGGCCTTGCCGGTCGCCGCGCGGACGGCGGCCTCCTGCTCGGGCAGCAGCGGGACCCGCGGCGGGCGTACCGGGCCGCCGTGCCGTCCGGCGATGTCCATGGACAGCTTGATGGCCTGGACGAACTCGACCCGCGAGTCCCAGCGCAGCAGCGGATGCAGCTGCCGGTACAGGGGAAGCGCGGCGGCGAGGTCCCCCGACACGGCGGACCGGTACAACTCGGCGCACGCGGCGGGCAGCGCGTTCGGGTAACCGGCCACCCAGCCCCTGGCGCCCGCGACGGCGAGTTCCAGCAGTACGTCGTCGGCACCGATCAACAGATCGAGTTCCGGGACGAGTTCGGCGAGCCGGTAGGCGCGGCGCACGTCGCCCGAGAACTCCTTGACCCCGTGGATGTGGCCCTCGCCGTGCAGCCGCGCGAGCAGTTCGGGGACGAGGTCGACCTTGGTGTCGATCGGGTTGTTGTACGCCACCACCGGCAGGCCCGCCTTCGCGACCTCGGCGTAGTGGGCGAGCACGGACCGCTCGTCGGCGCGGTAGGCGTTGGGCGGCAGCAGCATCACCGACGCACAGCCCGCCTCGCCCGCCTGCTCGGTCCAGCGGCGGGCCTCGGCGGATCCGTAGGCGGCGACGCCCGGCATCACCCGCGCGCCGCCGATCGCGGCCACGGCCGTCTCGACGACCCTGGCGCGCTCCTCGGGGGTGAGCACCTGGTACTCACCGAGCGAGCCGTTGGGCACGACGCCGTCGCAGCCGTTCTCCAGCAGCCAGGCGCAGTGTTCGGCGTACGCGTCGTAGTCGACGGTGAGGTCGTCGCGCAGGGGGAGCGCGGTGGCGACCAGGACACCGCGCCAGGGGCGGTTCTCCGGGAGGGTCATGAGTGGTCCCCAATCCGATGGTGTGTGACATAGTACTGATTCCGGACAGCTGTCGGCAGTCAGTCCGACCTGAGCTCCTCGTCCTGCCCGGCGAGCACCCCCAGGGGCACCGGCCGGGCGAGCGGTCGCCGCGCCGGGGTGAGCGGGCACCCGGTGAGCCCGGCGACCGCCGGCCCGCACATCCGACCCTGGCACCAGCCCATCCCGGCCCGGGTGAGCAGCTTCACGGTGCGCAGATCACCTGCGCCGAGACCGCTCACGGACGCCCGGATCTCCCCGGCGGTGACCTCCTCGCAGCGGCACACGACAGTGTCGTCCGTGACCCGCTCCGCCCACCCCGCGGGCGGCTCGTACACCGTCTCGAGCGCCGCGAAGAACGCGCGCAGCCGGGTCCGGGCACGGGCCGCGGCCGCCCAGGCGCGCGGGTCGGCCGGCTCCCGTGGAGACGGGCGGCGACGGAACGGCCGGCGATGTGGCCCTCGGCCAGGGCGAGCGTCGCCCCGCCGATCCCGGTGGCCTCCCCGGCCGCCCAGACGCCGGGCACATCGGTGCGCTGCTCGTCGTCCACCCGGACGTTCGTGTCGGAGAGCCGGCAGCCCAGCGTCTCGGCCAGGTCGGTGTGCGGCAGCATGCCGTGCCCGACGGCGAGAGTGTCGCACTGGATGCGGCGCTCGGCGCCGGGCACGGTCCGCCCCTGTGCGTCGAGCGGCGCGACGGTCACCGCTTCCAGGCGGTCCGTGCCGTGCGCCTCGACCACGGTGTGCCGGACGAGCGTGCGCACCCGGTGACGCAGCAGCCGGGCCGCGTACCAGGCGCCCTCCGCGAGCTTGCCGGGCTGCGCGGCCAGGGCGGACGGCCGGCGCAGGAGTGCCCCGGGATCCGCGGACTCGACGAGCACGGCCACGCGCGCGCCCGCCGCCGCGAGCCCCGTCGCCACGGGCAGCAGCAGCGGCCCGGTCCCGGCGAGCACGGCGGTGCGTCCCGGCAGCACCAGCCCGCCCTTGAGCATGGCCTGCGCCCCGCCCGCGGTGACGACCCCGGGCAGGGTCCAGCCCGGGAAGGGCAGCACCTTCTCGTAACCGCCGGTGGCGAGCAGGACGGCGTCGGCGCGCACCGCGACGCCCTCCTCCTGGGCGGGACCCCGCAGCGCGTGCACGGTGAACCCGTCGGCCCCCGACTCCCGCTCCACGCACCACACATGATGATCCGCCAGGTGGAGGAGATGTCCGGCCGTGATGTGGTGCTCGAGCCCGGTGCGCAGCCGCTTCCAGGTCCGCCGGTCGTGGTGGAGGGCCTGCGCGCGGCGCGCGCCGAACGCGGCGGCGGGCTGCCGGTAGTACTGCCCGCCCG
Encoded proteins:
- a CDS encoding proline racemase family protein codes for the protein MRSTLVLHAVDSHTEGMPTRVIIGGIGTVPGATMNERRLYFREHLDHIKQLLMNEPRGHSAMSGAVLQPPTRPDCDWGVVYIEVSGYLPMCGHGTIGVATVLVETGMVEVVEPVTTIRLDTPAGLVVAEVAVEDGAARNVTLRNVPSFCAGLDRRAVLADGRTVTYDLAYGGNFYAILPLEEFGLPFDRARKDDILRAGLALMDAINAEDEPVHPEDPSIRGCHHVHLYAPGATARHSRHAMAIHPGWFDRSPCGTGTSARMAQLHARGELPLHTEFVNESFIGTRFTGRLLGETEVAGIPAVLPSFTGRAWITGTAQYLLDPTDPFPEGFVL
- a CDS encoding GntR family transcriptional regulator, which encodes MTAQRSGAPSAAPELPRLGGRRSSYRERVAEALRAALIAGELRPGEVYSAPSLAARFGVSATPVREAMLDLAKEGLVDTVPNKGFRVTAVSDKQLDEYTHIRSLIEIPTVVELARTADRVCLEALRPAAREIVTAALAGDLITYVEADTRFHLGLLALAGNAHLVEVVADLRGRSRLYGLTALVEAGRLLASAEEHLELLDALLDRDERAVREIMTRHLGHVRGLWAARADREPG
- a CDS encoding ATP-binding protein encodes the protein MLVGRTGTQQRGTRTGAGERRRRNSAITPSTLERDIELTVAQTSLDALSSRSQTGATTPVARRDGVLAFTGAAGAGKTTLLDEVRRLAAERECRVLSAKGGELEQGVAFHVVRQLFQPLLASYSDSERRELLGDWYAIIGPCIGLCPAGVGAAPDPQGVRDGLDWLVTNVALRRGPLVMIVDDAHWVDLESLMWLTSFFRQAEDLPTLMVVAYRPEEPTEGAKAFTGMMERNRVRPLDLEPLTAAAVSALLREALVKDVDEGFCQEAWRVTGGNPFETVELAARIREREVDPVRENVRLLRDLAAATTMGGGLVDRLEHLGTSATRLAWAVAILGSEATPDLAASLAALGPANVAQTADLLRAEHILKPGERLEFAHPLIATKVYRAIPGETRAAMHGKAAWELIDAGLGPAVAARHLLETQPEGDDAVARQLHDAAREYVRRGAPEAAHRCLSRALRETPVAELRAAILHELGSPAVTHDPVTAVNQLRAALDEPDLPPELRQAIVIRLARALAYCDRLGEATSVMEEEARTTADARGRLRLLTEHFMLAAFTSEDHDGPALSRRLAQLTERLTGREEIERYLFGLRGWDAVVRGEAVSTALQYAERAMSDEMSWTDERWGFEVPALVALTYLYCDRPDRAEELFTRGISEFERQGWRGTPLALGYTFLGYIRFRCGRLTDAEDFVRAGLRLADRVSPDVPVHWYAIGSLIEILLARGQVDAAERMAADHGLGEPFPSAVTFPDAQTVHAELLLARGLAKEAAAELTRVGERLDGHGMRNPGLYPWLLRLALASHVTDVPRAQALAHTAVQRAERFGAASTTGHALRVMARLSDGPQAITLLQRAVTELERSPSTYELACALVELGTALRRAGRVSQAAEPLYQGVDLATRCGADPMVTLARDELIAAGLRPRRLA
- a CDS encoding dihydrodipicolinate synthase family protein, whose product is MTLPENRPWRGVLVATALPLRDDLTVDYDAYAEHCAWLLENGCDGVVPNGSLGEYQVLTPEERARVVETAVAAIGGARVMPGVAAYGSAEARRWTEQAGEAGCASVMLLPPNAYRADERSVLAHYAEVAKAGLPVVAYNNPIDTKVDLVPELLARLHGEGHIHGVKEFSGDVRRAYRLAELVPELDLLIGADDVLLELAVAGARGWVAGYPNALPAACAELYRSAVSGDLAAALPLYRQLHPLLRWDSRVEFVQAIKLSMDIAGRHGGPVRPPRVPLLPEQEAAVRAATGKALAAGLG